The following coding sequences lie in one Mucilaginibacter sp. KACC 22773 genomic window:
- the lepA gene encoding translation elongation factor 4 encodes MEHIRNFCIIAHIDHGKSTLADRLLEYTNTITQRESQAQLLDDMDLERERGITIKSHAIQMDYVLDGQKYTLNLIDTPGHVDFSYEVSRSIAACEGALLIVDAAQGIQAQTISNLYLALENDLEIIPVLNKMDLPGAMPEEVKDQIVDLIGCKREEILAASGKTGMGVHDILRAIVERVPAPVGDPKAPLQALIFDSVFNSFRGIIAYFKVVNGEIRKGEKVKFVATEKQYLADEVGTLKLRPLAKDVIKTGDVGYIISGIKEAREVKVGDTITHVDRPCEVGIQGFEEVKPMVFAGIYPVDTEDYEELRESMAKLQLNDASLVFEPESSAALGFGFRCGFLGMLHMEIIQERLEREFNMTVITTVPNVSYIAHTTKGEPIIVNNPSDLPDPSKIDFVEEPYIKATIITKSEFVGPVMSLCIQKRGSITNQSYLTSDRVELVFEMPMGEIVFDFYDKLKTISKGYASFDYHQIGYRQSDLVRLDIRLNAEPVDALSSLIFRGNSYDFGKKICEKLKELLPRQQFEIIIQASIGAKIIARETVKALRKDVTAKCYGGDISRKRKLLEKQKKGKKRMRQVGNVEIPQSAFMAVLKLD; translated from the coding sequence ATGGAGCATATTCGTAATTTTTGTATCATCGCGCACATCGACCACGGCAAAAGCACACTTGCCGATAGGTTATTAGAATACACTAACACTATAACCCAACGCGAATCGCAGGCACAATTGCTTGACGATATGGATTTGGAACGCGAGCGGGGTATTACCATAAAAAGTCATGCAATCCAGATGGATTATGTACTTGATGGTCAAAAATACACGCTCAACCTGATAGATACCCCCGGCCACGTAGATTTTTCATACGAGGTATCACGTTCCATTGCTGCCTGCGAAGGAGCTTTGCTTATTGTTGATGCGGCGCAGGGCATCCAGGCGCAAACCATATCCAACCTATACCTGGCTTTGGAAAACGACCTGGAAATTATCCCGGTACTTAATAAAATGGATCTTCCCGGCGCTATGCCCGAGGAGGTTAAAGACCAGATTGTTGACCTGATTGGATGTAAGCGCGAAGAAATTCTTGCTGCTTCGGGTAAAACCGGCATGGGCGTTCATGATATTCTGCGGGCTATAGTAGAGCGTGTCCCCGCTCCGGTTGGCGACCCTAAAGCACCACTACAGGCGTTAATCTTCGATTCGGTGTTCAACTCGTTTCGCGGCATTATAGCCTATTTTAAGGTGGTTAACGGCGAGATTAGAAAAGGCGAAAAAGTAAAATTTGTTGCTACAGAAAAACAATACCTGGCTGATGAGGTAGGTACGTTAAAACTTCGCCCGCTTGCTAAAGATGTCATAAAAACCGGCGACGTAGGCTACATTATATCGGGTATTAAAGAGGCGCGAGAGGTAAAAGTTGGTGATACAATTACACATGTTGATAGGCCTTGCGAAGTTGGTATCCAGGGTTTTGAAGAGGTGAAACCAATGGTGTTTGCCGGCATTTACCCGGTTGATACCGAGGATTATGAAGAACTACGTGAATCAATGGCTAAATTACAGCTTAACGATGCATCCCTGGTTTTTGAACCGGAATCGTCGGCTGCTTTGGGCTTTGGTTTCCGTTGCGGTTTCCTGGGTATGCTGCACATGGAGATTATCCAGGAGCGATTAGAGCGCGAGTTTAACATGACGGTAATTACTACCGTACCTAACGTATCGTATATTGCCCATACCACCAAAGGGGAACCCATTATAGTAAACAACCCATCTGATTTGCCCGATCCAAGTAAAATTGATTTTGTTGAAGAGCCGTATATTAAGGCCACAATCATCACCAAATCTGAATTTGTTGGACCGGTAATGTCTCTATGTATCCAAAAACGAGGCAGTATTACCAATCAGTCATATTTAACATCTGACCGCGTGGAGCTTGTTTTTGAGATGCCAATGGGCGAGATTGTATTTGACTTTTATGATAAGCTAAAAACGATATCAAAGGGTTATGCATCTTTTGACTATCACCAGATAGGCTATCGCCAGTCGGATCTTGTACGTTTGGATATTCGTTTAAATGCCGAGCCTGTTGATGCCTTATCATCGTTGATATTCAGGGGTAATTCATATGATTTTGGTAAAAAAATATGCGAAAAACTGAAGGAACTTTTACCCCGCCAGCAATTTGAAATCATAATCCAGGCTTCTATTGGCGCCAAGATCATCGCGCGCGAAACGGTGAAAGCGTTACGTAAAGATGTTACCGCCAAATGTTACGGCGGTGATATTTCGCGTAAACGTAAACTATTGGAAAAACAGAAAAAAGGTAAAAAACGCATGCGCCAGGTTGGTAACGTAGAGATACCTCAATCGGCATTTATGGCGGTTTTGAAATTAGATTAA
- a CDS encoding fructosamine kinase family protein encodes MPIAERLIQDIEIKLGKSIVNITPLSGGSINRVYRLQTAMERFVLKVNNRFNFPGMFNLEAQGLEAICSTQTIAVPEVLLQSETDTESYLLMEWITPGHTTQKASEALGAQLAQMHRHTSHSFGFYTDNYMGSLRQSNQWHEHWSAFFIDERLKPMVRIAQTKQLLTNNDLRLFELLYQKLPGLFTEEPPALVHGDLWSGNYMIDAHEKPYLIDPAVSYSNREFDIAMTTLFGGFDKTFYDAYHAGYPLQTGWQRRLKLWNLYPLLVHVNLFGSAYTSQVRECLASFV; translated from the coding sequence ATGCCGATTGCAGAAAGACTTATACAAGACATTGAAATTAAGCTGGGTAAATCCATTGTTAATATTACTCCTTTAAGCGGCGGAAGCATTAATCGAGTTTACCGCCTGCAAACCGCTATGGAGCGTTTTGTACTTAAGGTTAACAATCGTTTTAATTTTCCCGGCATGTTTAACCTTGAAGCGCAAGGCCTGGAAGCTATCTGTAGTACCCAAACCATAGCCGTACCAGAAGTTCTGCTACAAAGCGAGACGGATACGGAGAGCTATTTATTGATGGAATGGATAACACCCGGGCATACCACGCAAAAGGCATCAGAGGCGTTGGGTGCGCAACTTGCCCAAATGCACAGGCATACATCTCATAGTTTTGGCTTTTATACCGACAATTATATGGGCTCACTTCGGCAAAGCAATCAGTGGCATGAGCATTGGAGCGCTTTTTTTATAGATGAGCGTTTAAAACCTATGGTAAGGATAGCTCAAACAAAACAGCTGCTTACAAATAATGATTTGCGTTTATTTGAATTATTGTATCAAAAACTGCCCGGTTTGTTTACCGAAGAACCTCCGGCGCTTGTTCACGGCGATTTATGGAGCGGTAATTACATGATAGACGCTCATGAAAAGCCTTACCTGATTGATCCGGCAGTAAGTTATAGTAACCGGGAATTTGATATCGCTATGACCACGTTGTTTGGCGGTTTCGACAAAACTTTTTATGATGCTTACCACGCGGGCTATCCATTGCAAACAGGCTGGCAGCGGCGACTTAAACTATGGAACCTTTATCCCTTACTTGTTCATGTTAACCTTTTCGGAAGTGCTTATACCAGCCAGGTACGTGAGTGTTTAGCCAGCTTTGTTTAA
- a CDS encoding sigma-54-dependent transcriptional regulator — translation MAKILIIDDERAIRSTLREILEYEDYEVEDVDNGIDGLQLIEKKDFDLVLCDIKMNRMDGMEVLTEGLALKPDLPFIMISGHGTVETAVEASKKGAFDFISKPPDLNRLLITVRNALDRGSLVVEAKVLKRKVSKVRPILGNSQAILKIKETIDRVAPTDARVLVTGANGSGKELVARWLHEKSHRSNAPIIEVNCAAIPSELIESELFGHEKGSFTSAIKQRIGKFESANGGTLFLDEIGDMSQSAQAKVLRALQESKITRVGGEKEIDVDVRVVAATNKDLLKEIEAGNFRMDLYHRLSVILIHVPPLADRKDDIGLLTQSFLDEICNEYGMPVKKISDAAIDALKALPWTGNIRELRNMVERLIILSDKTITDNDVRAFANPTAPAAAVADSHAAPQTDFDQFNNFQEYKDFAEREYIKFKLEKNNWNVSKTADDIDIQRSHLYSKIEKFGLKRGE, via the coding sequence ATGGCAAAAATTTTAATTATTGATGATGAACGGGCAATACGCAGTACTTTGCGGGAAATTCTGGAGTATGAAGATTACGAGGTTGAGGACGTAGATAACGGTATTGACGGCCTGCAATTAATTGAAAAGAAAGATTTTGACCTGGTACTTTGCGATATAAAAATGAACCGGATGGATGGCATGGAAGTGCTTACCGAAGGTTTGGCGCTGAAACCCGATTTACCGTTCATCATGATAAGCGGTCACGGCACCGTTGAAACTGCCGTTGAAGCCAGCAAAAAAGGCGCCTTTGATTTTATATCGAAACCACCTGATTTAAACCGCCTGCTTATAACTGTACGTAACGCGCTCGACCGTGGAAGTTTGGTTGTAGAAGCCAAAGTATTAAAACGGAAAGTATCCAAGGTTCGCCCTATATTAGGTAATTCCCAGGCCATACTTAAAATAAAAGAAACTATTGATCGTGTTGCCCCAACAGACGCCCGCGTACTGGTTACCGGCGCAAACGGCAGCGGTAAAGAATTAGTGGCCCGCTGGCTGCATGAAAAATCGCACCGCTCAAATGCACCCATCATCGAAGTTAACTGCGCCGCCATCCCATCTGAATTAATTGAGAGCGAATTGTTTGGGCACGAGAAAGGCTCATTTACGTCGGCTATAAAACAACGTATTGGCAAATTTGAATCGGCAAACGGAGGTACACTTTTCCTTGATGAAATAGGCGACATGAGCCAATCGGCACAGGCCAAGGTATTGCGCGCCCTGCAGGAAAGTAAGATTACGCGTGTAGGCGGCGAAAAAGAAATTGATGTTGATGTGCGCGTTGTAGCTGCAACCAACAAAGATTTATTGAAAGAAATTGAAGCCGGCAACTTCCGGATGGACCTTTACCATCGCTTAAGTGTTATATTAATTCACGTACCACCGTTGGCCGACCGGAAAGACGATATTGGCTTGCTTACTCAAAGTTTCCTTGACGAGATTTGCAATGAATACGGTATGCCGGTTAAAAAGATCTCGGACGCTGCAATTGATGCCCTTAAAGCATTACCATGGACAGGAAACATTCGTGAATTGCGAAACATGGTTGAGCGTTTGATTATTTTGAGCGATAAAACCATTACCGACAATGACGTAAGGGCATTTGCCAATCCAACGGCGCCGGCAGCAGCAGTAGCAGATAGCCACGCAGCACCCCAAACTGATTTCGACCAGTTCAATAATTTCCAGGAGTATAAGGACTTTGCCGAGCGGGAATACATTAAATTCAAGTTGGAAAAAAACAATTGGAACGTATCAAAAACTGCCGATGATATTGATATTCAGCGCAGTCACCTGTACAGTAAGATTGAGAAGTTTGGTTTAAAGCGGGGAGAGTAA
- a CDS encoding c-type cytochrome: MKFKVTGGILLLLIVIFFSCQNDGQLEFNRYYSGGSVIYLTRCANCHGTKGEGLQALIPPLTDSGYLKKNKNALACFLKKGLKGQININNKTFDGEMPADSLAPIEIAKVLTYVTNSFGNKLGTISLQQVQGDLEKCK, from the coding sequence ATGAAATTCAAAGTAACAGGGGGGATTTTATTACTGTTGATAGTCATTTTTTTTTCATGCCAGAACGATGGGCAGCTTGAATTTAACCGCTATTACTCTGGTGGCAGCGTCATTTACCTTACCCGCTGCGCAAACTGCCACGGCACCAAAGGCGAGGGTTTGCAGGCGCTGATACCACCGCTTACGGATTCAGGCTATCTTAAAAAGAATAAAAACGCCTTGGCCTGCTTTCTTAAAAAAGGGCTTAAGGGACAAATTAATATCAATAACAAAACTTTTGATGGAGAAATGCCTGCTGATAGCCTTGCCCCCATCGAAATTGCCAAGGTACTTACTTATGTTACCAACTCATTCGGCAATAAATTAGGCACGATAAGCTTGCAGCAGGTTCAGGGCGATTTGGAGAAATGTAAATAG
- a CDS encoding SCO family protein → MRKLILGVIVLSVLNACNNKQSKLPILGNREPVTKTVDGKSVVDTAYATIPDFKFVNQYGDTITQKSLDGKIYVADFFFTTCPSICPVMHRNMLNVYKEFKADDNFRIISHTIDPKYDTVQVLKRYADKMGLSGNNWWLLHGDKGSTYTIAKSYLQTVQEKNPAGQYIHDGFFILIDKQKRIRGTYEGTDPKEVDKMIADIKILKAEPDQAAAK, encoded by the coding sequence ATGCGCAAATTAATTTTGGGCGTTATCGTATTATCGGTGTTAAATGCCTGTAACAATAAACAAAGCAAACTGCCTATTTTAGGCAACCGAGAGCCTGTTACTAAAACGGTGGATGGAAAATCGGTTGTGGATACAGCCTACGCCACTATTCCCGATTTTAAATTTGTGAACCAGTATGGCGATACTATAACACAAAAAAGCCTCGATGGTAAAATATATGTGGCCGATTTCTTTTTTACCACCTGCCCTTCTATCTGCCCGGTAATGCACCGCAACATGCTCAATGTTTATAAGGAGTTTAAGGCCGACGATAATTTCCGGATCATATCACACACCATCGACCCTAAATATGATACCGTTCAGGTACTTAAGCGCTATGCCGATAAAATGGGGCTTAGTGGTAACAACTGGTGGCTTTTGCATGGCGATAAAGGCAGCACTTATACCATAGCCAAAAGCTACCTGCAAACAGTACAGGAAAAAAATCCCGCCGGGCAATATATACATGATGGCTTTTTTATATTGATAGACAAACAAAAACGCATCCGCGGAACGTACGAAGGTACCGACCCCAAAGAAGTGGATAAAATGATAGCCGACATCAAAATACTAAAGGCCGAACCAGACCAAGCCGCAGCCAAATGA
- a CDS encoding DinB family protein, whose protein sequence is MKSYFIKMFKYGHFANHALLKAIAEAGNPRGPIKLMSHLLAAERRWLDRVNDVEPYPNAELWPKEYTIEHCTHLVNEYNEEWLGFLERITEDDLNRVIIYQNALGSNQTSVSDILTHVINHGTHTRAQAGQQLKLTSTEALPITDYVYYLRQLNS, encoded by the coding sequence ATGAAAAGCTATTTTATAAAAATGTTCAAATACGGCCACTTCGCTAACCATGCTTTATTAAAAGCAATTGCAGAAGCAGGCAATCCCAGGGGCCCTATAAAGTTGATGTCGCATTTGCTTGCTGCCGAACGGCGTTGGCTGGATAGGGTAAATGATGTGGAACCTTATCCCAATGCCGAATTATGGCCCAAAGAGTATACCATTGAGCATTGTACCCACCTGGTAAACGAATATAATGAAGAGTGGCTTGGCTTCCTGGAACGAATTACCGAAGACGATTTGAACAGAGTTATCATATACCAAAACGCATTGGGCAGTAATCAAACTTCTGTAAGCGATATTCTTACACATGTAATAAATCATGGCACACATACACGGGCCCAGGCCGGCCAGCAGTTGAAACTTACCAGCACCGAAGCTTTACCCATTACCGACTATGTTTATTATTTAAGGCAACTAAATAGTTAA
- a CDS encoding GH1 family beta-glucosidase: MKFTPQHTALNRELFGPDFNWGVSTAAFQIEGAHDADGKGESVWDNFTTKKGKILNDDHARTACDFYNRYQEDIDLIKKLNIPNFRFSISWTRLLPNGTGVVNQAGIDYYNRVIDYCLEQGVEPWVTIYHWDLPLVLEQKGGWANRDVITWFSEFTTLCAQNFGDRVKHWMVMNEPVVFTGAGYFFGIHAPGRSGIRSFTSVIHHVVLSIVAGAKILRKLVPNSQIGNTFSCSQVEPLTSKPRDVAAAVRVDALINRLFIEPLLGMGYPIKDLPALKGIQKYILPGDEDNMKFDFDFIGVQNYTREIVQYSFFTPYVNARIVKAENRKVELTAMRWEIHPPAIYHMIKKFAAYPQIKNIIITENGSAFPDEVTDGEVNDPKRLQYLQDYLSQVLKAKNEGCNVNGYFVWTLTDNFEWAEGYHPRFGLVHVDHTTQKRIIKASGKWFAGFLKKPVKHEEFTLEARSRM, encoded by the coding sequence ATGAAATTCACTCCACAGCATACTGCTCTAAACAGAGAACTTTTTGGCCCCGATTTTAATTGGGGCGTATCTACTGCTGCATTCCAGATTGAGGGTGCTCATGATGCCGATGGCAAGGGCGAATCTGTTTGGGACAATTTTACAACGAAAAAAGGTAAAATATTAAATGACGATCATGCCCGTACCGCCTGCGATTTTTACAACAGGTACCAGGAGGACATCGATCTTATTAAAAAATTGAATATTCCTAATTTCCGGTTCTCGATATCATGGACACGTTTGTTACCCAATGGTACGGGTGTAGTTAACCAGGCAGGCATTGATTATTACAACCGCGTTATTGATTATTGCCTTGAGCAGGGGGTAGAACCCTGGGTAACTATTTACCACTGGGATTTGCCATTAGTGCTTGAGCAAAAAGGAGGATGGGCCAATCGTGATGTTATTACCTGGTTTAGTGAATTTACCACCTTATGTGCGCAAAACTTTGGCGACAGGGTAAAACATTGGATGGTAATGAACGAACCGGTGGTTTTTACAGGCGCCGGTTATTTTTTTGGTATCCATGCTCCGGGACGTAGTGGTATCAGGAGTTTTACATCGGTAATTCACCATGTTGTTTTAAGCATAGTTGCAGGGGCAAAAATATTGCGTAAACTGGTGCCCAATTCGCAAATTGGCAACACGTTTTCTTGTTCGCAGGTTGAGCCTTTAACCAGTAAGCCGCGCGACGTAGCAGCAGCTGTTCGGGTTGATGCCCTGATAAACCGCCTTTTTATCGAACCGCTTTTAGGAATGGGCTACCCGATTAAAGATTTACCCGCTTTAAAAGGAATACAAAAATATATTTTACCGGGCGATGAGGACAACATGAAGTTTGATTTCGATTTTATCGGAGTGCAAAATTATACGCGCGAGATTGTCCAATATTCCTTTTTTACGCCTTACGTAAACGCACGCATTGTTAAAGCCGAAAACCGCAAGGTTGAATTAACAGCAATGCGCTGGGAAATTCATCCCCCGGCTATTTATCATATGATAAAAAAGTTTGCCGCTTATCCGCAAATAAAGAACATCATTATTACTGAAAACGGCTCGGCCTTTCCGGATGAGGTTACCGACGGCGAAGTAAACGACCCCAAACGCCTCCAATACCTGCAGGATTATTTGAGCCAGGTTTTAAAAGCAAAAAATGAAGGTTGTAATGTTAACGGCTATTTTGTTTGGACGCTTACCGATAATTTTGAATGGGCCGAAGGATATCACCCGCGGTTTGGTTTAGTCCACGTAGACCATACTACGCAAAAACGGATTATAAAGGCATCGGGTAAATGGTTTGCCGGTTTTTTAAAAAAGCCCGTTAAACACGAAGAGTTTACTTTGGAAGCGAGAAGTAGAATGTAG
- a CDS encoding tetratricopeptide repeat-containing sensor histidine kinase produces MFNYKSIFRNGLHINMLTRLLFICFVIIIFSCNRAANSFLSSAAFNKVLDSVSNMNDGGKKEEAIHYLDSAYRHSKNLNLLQTYSYYRFNYNYFYSVKGDKNTSLLYADSMLNLFNTPDKKSGYTTEYGQSYFYKGDVLFDQNRYNEAYENFYHGKIIGNNNLDECVLSDYSYRMGMIMYKQEHYRLAAAYFKNSAKESAACAGNFGAFYRTQELTDNIGLSYSAVNLTDSALFFYNKALDYIDQHQIQYRDRREMLDVARGVIYGNLANVYIGLKKYSQAKTLLKKSIRINLRKGNDNQDAQYAELKLAAVYNNLNQADSLLNILNVIKKQFEYLHQQDARADWNYLMSEYLVKKSKPDEAIKYFIQYDALKDSINQKNKALKEADIAEQIKRLEKDNEFDKLKKNNQQQNIYLNVTIVFVVMLVMIISLVFLNWQKSKKNIQTLGRLNQQINEQNTHLEHALNELKLNSQEKDRILRTVAHDLRNPIGGIASLTSVMGEDDYTDEQKEMLNLIKETSFNSLELINEILEATNSANTGLNLEQVEINGLLTNSVELLRFKAAEKSQTISLELLPSPLELMISREKIWRVVSNLISNAIKFSPAGAPIFVKVEVFEREVQISVKDSGIGIPDKLKSQVFNMFTDAKRPGTEGEKSFGLGLSICRQIIEKHNGRIWFQSDTEHGTTFYFSLPK; encoded by the coding sequence ATGTTCAACTATAAAAGCATATTCCGAAACGGGCTTCACATCAACATGCTGACGAGGTTGCTTTTCATTTGCTTCGTTATCATAATTTTTTCCTGCAACCGGGCTGCAAATTCGTTTTTGTCGTCGGCGGCGTTTAACAAGGTACTTGATTCGGTAAGCAATATGAACGATGGCGGCAAAAAAGAAGAAGCCATCCACTACCTGGATTCGGCGTACCGCCATTCAAAAAACCTTAACCTGCTTCAAACTTATAGCTATTACCGGTTTAATTACAACTACTTTTATTCTGTAAAGGGTGATAAAAATACCTCCCTGTTATATGCAGATAGTATGCTCAATCTGTTTAACACACCTGATAAAAAGTCGGGATATACCACCGAGTATGGGCAATCATATTTTTATAAAGGCGATGTTTTATTTGACCAAAACAGGTATAACGAGGCATATGAAAACTTTTATCACGGCAAAATAATTGGTAACAATAATTTAGATGAGTGCGTTTTGAGCGACTACAGCTACCGGATGGGTATGATCATGTATAAACAAGAACACTACCGGCTGGCGGCAGCATACTTTAAAAACAGTGCAAAAGAAAGCGCCGCGTGTGCTGGCAATTTCGGTGCATTTTATCGTACGCAGGAATTGACGGATAACATAGGCTTAAGCTATAGTGCCGTAAACTTAACCGATAGCGCTCTTTTTTTTTATAACAAAGCACTTGACTACATTGACCAGCACCAAATACAATATCGCGACCGAAGAGAAATGCTTGATGTGGCCCGCGGTGTTATTTACGGCAACCTTGCCAATGTGTATATTGGCCTTAAAAAGTATAGCCAGGCTAAAACTTTGCTAAAAAAAAGCATCCGTATTAATTTGCGGAAAGGTAACGACAACCAGGATGCGCAATATGCAGAGTTAAAGCTGGCCGCCGTGTACAACAATCTAAACCAGGCAGATTCGCTGCTAAACATATTAAATGTAATAAAAAAACAGTTTGAATATTTACACCAGCAGGATGCCAGGGCGGATTGGAATTACTTAATGTCGGAATATTTGGTAAAAAAAAGTAAGCCAGACGAAGCGATTAAATATTTTATACAGTATGATGCCTTAAAAGACTCCATCAATCAAAAAAACAAGGCGCTTAAGGAAGCGGACATAGCCGAACAAATAAAGCGCCTTGAAAAGGATAATGAGTTTGACAAACTTAAAAAGAACAATCAGCAACAAAATATTTATCTTAATGTAACCATAGTTTTTGTGGTGATGCTGGTTATGATCATTTCGCTGGTGTTCCTGAATTGGCAGAAATCAAAAAAGAACATTCAAACACTTGGAAGGCTAAACCAACAGATAAACGAACAAAACACCCATCTTGAACACGCTTTGAACGAACTTAAATTAAACAGCCAGGAGAAAGATAGAATTTTACGTACTGTAGCTCATGACCTGCGTAACCCTATTGGCGGTATAGCATCGCTAACTTCCGTAATGGGCGAAGATGATTATACTGATGAGCAAAAAGAAATGCTTAACCTGATCAAAGAAACCTCCTTTAACTCATTAGAACTGATAAATGAGATATTGGAAGCAACAAATTCGGCCAATACCGGATTAAATCTTGAGCAAGTTGAAATTAACGGCCTGCTTACCAACAGTGTTGAACTGCTACGCTTTAAAGCTGCAGAGAAAAGCCAAACCATCAGCCTTGAATTATTACCCAGCCCCCTTGAGCTTATGATAAGCCGCGAAAAAATATGGCGTGTAGTAAGTAATTTAATTAGCAATGCTATAAAATTCAGCCCGGCCGGTGCGCCAATATTTGTTAAGGTTGAAGTTTTTGAACGGGAAGTGCAAATTTCGGTAAAAGATAGTGGCATTGGCATCCCAGACAAACTTAAAAGCCAGGTTTTTAATATGTTTACAGATGCAAAGCGCCCTGGTACCGAGGGTGAAAAATCATTTGGACTGGGCCTTTCAATATGCCGGCAAATCATCGAAAAGCATAATGGGCGTATTTGGTTTCAAAGCGATACCGAACACGGTACTACATTCTACTTCTCGCTTCCAAAGTAA